Proteins found in one Bacteroidales bacterium genomic segment:
- a CDS encoding AMP-binding protein, with protein sequence MGLENFLVGTVTDKDTFTYTICDILKFRAENTPDKVAFIFLKDGETDKETITYQQLYEQAWAVTHAIRSRGMQPGERALLLFPPGMEFVKTLFGCFYAGIYGVPAYPPRKNRSFNRIISIVEDCNPKLCLTVRDIRDSFEKNFGDVEELRSLHWISVDQEMFISKNFSYETKPDDLALLQYTSGSTASPKGVMVSHGNFMRNLEFLRQCFEFTAETPTVHWLPVFHDMGLVVGIIQPIYSGFTGILMSPVSFIQKPVRWLRAFSDYGGVMGSAPNFAYDHCVSKISEEDCRDLHLETIRSVMNAAEPVRKVTIEQFSEKFKVYGFRAESFYPAYGLAEATLIVSGGTVKDSPKYVYVNKQALEEGRIEITTKDDPDSSYQVSVGKPWIDTNIFIIDPETHTHCRTNEVGEIWVSGSIVTRGYWNKPKETKATFQAMIRDTGEGPFLRTGDLGFIHEGELYVTGRLKDLIILRGRNYYPQDIEYIAENSHPALRPNASAAFSVDLDGEEKLVIVAEVERTAIRNLDVTEVCDAIRQQVSEEIEQEVYAIQLLRTASILKTSSGKIQRRACRAAFLSRSLETVGESVLTESSLTSEKNVLSMDLVSIQAWLTAWIHVQLKVPIEKIDAGKPLSAYGLNSMKAVHLQNAFLQKYGINFPPYLFFEKITIRELAERAGRLGP encoded by the coding sequence ATGGGATTGGAGAATTTTTTAGTGGGCACGGTCACCGACAAAGATACCTTTACTTATACTATATGCGATATCCTGAAATTCAGGGCAGAGAACACCCCGGATAAAGTTGCATTCATTTTCCTGAAGGATGGTGAAACCGATAAAGAAACGATCACATACCAGCAGCTGTACGAACAGGCCTGGGCGGTCACCCATGCCATCCGAAGCCGGGGGATGCAGCCCGGTGAAAGAGCTCTTTTACTTTTTCCTCCCGGGATGGAATTTGTCAAGACCCTGTTTGGCTGTTTCTATGCAGGTATTTATGGCGTACCTGCCTATCCTCCGCGTAAAAACCGCTCTTTCAACAGGATCATCTCGATCGTCGAGGACTGCAACCCGAAACTGTGTCTTACCGTCAGGGATATTCGTGATTCTTTTGAGAAAAACTTCGGGGACGTTGAGGAACTGAGATCGCTTCACTGGATATCAGTGGATCAGGAAATGTTTATCAGCAAGAATTTCAGTTATGAAACCAAACCGGATGATCTGGCCTTATTGCAGTACACCTCTGGTTCCACAGCCAGCCCGAAAGGTGTGATGGTCAGCCATGGCAATTTCATGCGTAACCTGGAGTTTTTGCGGCAATGCTTTGAATTTACTGCTGAAACACCGACGGTTCACTGGTTACCCGTTTTTCATGACATGGGGCTTGTCGTGGGCATTATTCAACCAATTTACAGTGGTTTTACCGGGATTCTGATGTCTCCTGTTTCGTTCATTCAAAAACCCGTCCGCTGGCTCAGGGCTTTTTCAGACTATGGTGGCGTAATGGGAAGCGCTCCCAATTTTGCCTATGATCACTGTGTATCCAAAATTTCAGAAGAAGATTGCCGGGATCTTCACCTGGAAACCATCCGATCTGTGATGAATGCTGCGGAACCCGTCCGAAAAGTCACGATCGAACAGTTTTCGGAAAAATTCAAGGTCTATGGATTCCGGGCGGAGAGTTTCTATCCTGCATACGGGCTGGCGGAAGCTACATTGATTGTTTCAGGTGGTACTGTCAAAGACAGCCCAAAGTACGTGTATGTCAACAAGCAGGCACTTGAAGAGGGAAGGATCGAAATCACCACAAAGGATGACCCGGATTCCAGTTACCAGGTCTCCGTTGGAAAACCCTGGATCGACACAAATATTTTTATTATTGATCCCGAAACACACACACACTGCAGAACGAACGAAGTGGGTGAAATATGGGTTTCCGGATCCATTGTGACCAGAGGGTACTGGAATAAACCCAAAGAGACAAAAGCGACTTTTCAGGCCATGATCCGTGATACCGGGGAAGGTCCGTTCCTTCGGACAGGTGACCTGGGTTTCATCCACGAAGGTGAGTTGTATGTTACGGGAAGATTGAAGGATCTGATCATTTTAAGGGGGAGAAATTATTATCCCCAGGACATCGAATACATTGCCGAAAACAGCCATCCTGCGTTGCGGCCCAACGCCAGTGCGGCCTTTTCGGTTGATCTTGACGGGGAAGAGAAACTGGTCATTGTGGCGGAAGTGGAGCGTACGGCGATCCGCAACCTGGATGTCACGGAAGTGTGCGATGCCATCCGACAGCAGGTATCCGAAGAGATTGAGCAGGAAGTGTACGCCATTCAGCTGCTCCGCACCGCCAGCATCCTCAAGACCTCCAGCGGCAAGATCCAGCGGAGGGCCTGCAGGGCAGCTTTCTTAAGTCGTTCCCTGGAGACGGTTGGTGAGTCCGTACTGACGGAATCCTCCCTGACGAGTGAAAAAAATGTCCTGTCAATGGATCTGGTTTCCATACAGGCCTGGTTGACGGCCTGGATCCACGTTCAGCTGAAGGTCCCCATCGAAAAGATCGATGCGGGGAAGCCGTTGTCGGCATATGGTTTGAATTCAATGAAGGCCGTACATCTTCAGAATGCATTTCTTCAGAAGTACGGGATCAATTTTCCACCCTACCTGTTTTTCGAGAAGATAACCATTCGTGAATTGGCGGAGAGGGCAGGTAGATTGGGTCCATAA
- a CDS encoding acyl carrier protein, which yields MTIEEFIEKIEAEFEDLEPGKLKPASNFRDVFEWNSINALILIALVKTEYDVVIKAEDIAKAKSINDLYSIIQERCS from the coding sequence ATGACCATAGAAGAATTTATCGAGAAGATTGAAGCTGAATTCGAGGACCTGGAACCCGGTAAATTAAAGCCTGCCAGCAATTTTCGTGATGTATTCGAATGGAACTCCATCAATGCCCTGATCCTGATCGCACTGGTCAAAACAGAATACGACGTGGTGATCAAAGCGGAGGATATCGCCAAGGCTAAATCCATCAATGATCTTTATTCGATCATACAGGAACGGTGTTCCTGA
- a CDS encoding tetratricopeptide repeat protein: MQREIFRISGIFIMGMLFSAIMVFAQQPDTNRIISKKPPTVRTGKASNESQLAAEYYSQQQYDKAVVLYEKLFNENPTFVNYSYYFYSLIQLGRYDEAIKLVKKQIRANPEKLRYLVDLGYIYQMSDEPSRAQKEYDEALSKLPANRNAIVELAGSFQSRRETDYAIRTYQRGRELLGYTESFHLEMGQIYEMEGKYEKMFDEYLNLLEADPSKINTVQNRIQNNLAADPDGTKGDQFRMTLLKRIQEFPDKILYSEMLIWYSIQQKDFQTALLQAKALDRRFNEEGARVFEIGQLCTSNEDYDAAIDAYSYVVRKGETSSLYLSGRIELLNALFLKNTGLYQPDHQALLDIDRQFDQLLNELGYSSTTLSLMRNKAHLQAFYLDRQQDAIALLETARQIKTLKPRQRAGIKMELADILLFSGQPWEATLLYSQVEKEFKHEPIGHEAKFRNARLSFYIGEFQWSKAQLDVLKAATSKLIANDAMELSLLILDNMDDDSTYTVLGQFARADFLVFQNKNDLALNLLDSLERAFPGHPIGDEILYKKAQIKLMEGKFHEADTILQQLISLYPWDILADNALMMRATLHEENFNDPASAMDLYQRLMVDYPGSLFVVEARKRFRELRGDVVN; encoded by the coding sequence ATGCAGAGGGAAATTTTTAGGATCTCAGGGATTTTTATAATGGGGATGCTGTTTTCGGCGATCATGGTTTTTGCGCAGCAGCCTGACACCAACCGGATCATCAGCAAAAAACCTCCCACGGTCCGCACGGGCAAGGCCAGCAATGAAAGCCAGCTGGCAGCCGAGTACTATTCCCAGCAGCAATACGACAAAGCCGTTGTCCTTTATGAAAAACTCTTCAATGAAAATCCAACCTTTGTCAACTACAGCTATTATTTTTATAGTCTCATTCAGCTGGGAAGGTACGACGAAGCCATAAAGCTGGTGAAAAAACAGATCCGGGCAAACCCTGAAAAGTTGCGCTACCTGGTTGACCTTGGCTACATCTACCAGATGTCGGACGAACCCTCCAGGGCTCAGAAAGAATACGATGAAGCCCTGTCGAAACTGCCTGCCAACCGCAATGCGATCGTTGAACTGGCCGGGTCGTTTCAGTCACGCCGTGAAACTGACTACGCCATCCGAACCTATCAGAGGGGCAGGGAATTGTTGGGTTATACCGAATCTTTTCACCTGGAGATGGGCCAGATCTATGAAATGGAAGGCAAATATGAAAAAATGTTCGATGAGTACCTCAATCTGCTCGAAGCAGATCCTTCCAAGATCAACACCGTACAGAACCGCATACAGAATAACCTGGCAGCCGATCCTGACGGTACCAAGGGCGACCAGTTCAGGATGACCCTTCTTAAAAGGATCCAGGAATTCCCCGATAAGATCCTCTATTCCGAAATGCTGATCTGGTATTCCATCCAGCAAAAGGATTTCCAGACCGCCCTCCTCCAGGCGAAGGCGCTCGACAGAAGATTCAATGAAGAGGGGGCACGTGTGTTCGAGATCGGTCAGTTATGCACGTCCAATGAAGATTATGATGCAGCCATTGATGCATACAGTTATGTTGTCAGGAAAGGCGAAACATCCTCCTTATACCTCTCCGGCCGCATTGAACTTCTGAATGCGCTGTTCTTAAAGAATACAGGCCTTTATCAACCAGATCACCAGGCTCTCCTGGACATTGACCGGCAATTCGATCAACTGCTGAATGAGCTGGGTTACAGCAGTACGACCTTGTCTTTGATGCGTAACAAGGCGCATTTGCAGGCTTTTTATCTCGACAGGCAGCAGGATGCCATTGCATTGCTGGAAACGGCCCGGCAGATCAAGACCCTTAAACCTCGGCAACGTGCCGGCATCAAAATGGAACTGGCCGATATCCTGTTGTTTTCAGGTCAGCCCTGGGAAGCTACCCTGTTATACTCTCAGGTGGAAAAAGAATTCAAACACGAACCGATCGGACACGAGGCCAAATTCCGGAATGCCAGGCTCTCCTTCTATATCGGTGAATTCCAGTGGTCAAAAGCGCAGCTCGATGTTCTGAAAGCGGCCACCTCCAAACTCATCGCCAACGATGCGATGGAACTGTCGCTCCTGATCCTCGACAACATGGATGACGACAGCACCTATACCGTGCTGGGCCAGTTTGCCAGGGCCGACTTCCTGGTTTTTCAGAACAAGAATGATCTCGCCTTGAACCTGCTCGACTCCCTGGAAAGGGCCTTTCCGGGGCATCCCATCGGGGATGAGATCCTGTACAAAAAGGCTCAGATCAAACTCATGGAAGGAAAATTCCATGAAGCTGACACGATCCTCCAGCAGCTGATCAGCCTCTATCCCTGGGACATTCTGGCTGACAATGCCCTGATGATGCGAGCCACCCTGCACGAAGAAAATTTCAACGATCCTGCTTCCGCCATGGACCTATACCAGCGTCTTATGGTGGATTACCCCGGGAGCCTGTTTGTCGTAGAAGCCCGGAAACGGTTCAGGGAGCTCAGGGGGGATGTGGTTAATTAG
- a CDS encoding AMP-binding protein, with translation MKAGIYDRRTVPDLLISVSQTFPHKGIGFGQSDGHIKFITYQELFLQAKTLAGGLQARGLAPGDKVIIVMTRNEEIVTVLWACFLSGLIPTILQPALSFTEFNQPAQKIENVYRILQNPKMILSSELISSFTSDIIPSENIFNTEDLTHPYVEPIIVTVQETDVAFIQFSSGSTGDPKGIILTHRNILANIDAICVGLDVSDTDVFTNWMPLYHDMGLFGYHMCPVFGQCNQYLIEPVDFVKKPTLWLDVMEKVRTTITGCPNFGQALLLRYLKNRDTKSWDLSSLKGIVNGAEPISSRIMNDFLDTLSKHQLKKESMMPAYGMAEATLAITFFELLEVPVTTAFNRTLLQKEGKAVVEKNNVPDLIELVSLGKPLKDIELRIVNAHGHPLEENLEGHIQIRGKCITSGYFNNTVETRNSFVNNWLKTGDKGFIFKGNLYITGRIKDIIFVRGQNLYAHDLENLAGKYAEISYGKVIIGGLFDPRKGQDQIILFLVGSPNQATCDTFRGLQKFFREKYGLTISVFVPIRSNQVPKTSSGKIQRHKLITSYQNGEFDAVIAEVAKLMKE, from the coding sequence ATGAAAGCAGGTATTTACGACAGAAGGACCGTTCCTGATCTGCTCATTTCAGTTTCACAGACTTTTCCTCATAAAGGAATAGGATTTGGACAGTCAGACGGCCACATCAAGTTCATTACGTATCAGGAGCTTTTTTTACAGGCAAAGACGCTGGCAGGCGGTTTGCAGGCCAGGGGTCTTGCTCCCGGGGACAAAGTGATCATCGTAATGACCCGGAATGAGGAAATTGTAACCGTACTCTGGGCCTGTTTTTTAAGCGGACTTATCCCCACCATTCTTCAACCCGCGTTATCCTTTACAGAGTTCAATCAACCCGCCCAAAAGATTGAGAATGTCTACCGGATACTGCAAAATCCCAAAATGATCCTATCCTCTGAATTGATCAGCAGTTTCACTTCGGATATCATTCCTTCGGAAAATATTTTTAATACAGAAGACCTTACTCATCCATACGTTGAACCTATCATTGTAACCGTTCAGGAGACGGATGTCGCCTTTATTCAATTCTCCTCAGGGAGTACAGGCGATCCTAAAGGGATCATACTCACGCACAGGAACATACTCGCCAATATTGATGCAATTTGCGTTGGATTGGATGTTTCAGACACGGATGTATTTACGAATTGGATGCCACTCTACCATGACATGGGCCTATTTGGTTATCATATGTGTCCCGTTTTTGGACAATGCAACCAATATCTCATTGAACCTGTTGATTTTGTAAAAAAACCAACCCTCTGGTTGGATGTCATGGAAAAAGTGAGAACCACCATCACCGGATGTCCAAATTTCGGACAAGCCTTGCTGTTAAGATATCTTAAAAACAGAGATACAAAAAGTTGGGATCTTTCCTCGTTGAAGGGCATTGTCAATGGAGCCGAACCCATTTCCTCCCGGATCATGAATGATTTCCTGGACACGCTATCCAAACACCAGTTGAAAAAAGAGTCGATGATGCCAGCCTATGGAATGGCTGAAGCAACACTGGCCATTACCTTTTTCGAGTTACTGGAGGTACCCGTTACCACTGCATTCAACCGGACCTTGTTACAGAAAGAAGGCAAAGCGGTCGTTGAAAAAAACAATGTCCCTGATCTGATAGAGCTTGTGAGTTTGGGAAAGCCACTCAAGGATATTGAACTCAGAATCGTCAATGCCCACGGGCACCCCCTGGAAGAGAATCTTGAAGGACACATCCAGATCAGGGGAAAATGCATCACTTCAGGCTATTTCAACAATACTGTTGAAACGCGTAATTCATTCGTTAATAACTGGTTAAAAACCGGTGATAAAGGATTTATTTTCAAGGGAAATCTTTACATCACGGGAAGAATCAAGGACATCATTTTTGTACGGGGTCAGAATCTCTACGCACACGATCTGGAGAACCTGGCAGGTAAATATGCAGAAATCAGCTATGGGAAGGTAATCATTGGCGGACTGTTCGATCCCAGAAAAGGACAGGATCAAATCATCCTGTTCCTCGTGGGTTCACCCAACCAGGCAACCTGTGATACGTTTCGCGGCTTACAAAAATTTTTCCGGGAGAAATATGGATTGACCATTTCTGTTTTTGTTCCCATACGTTCCAATCAGGTTCCCAAGACCAGCAGCGGCAAGATTCAGCGTCATAAGTTAATCACCAGTTACCAGAACGGGGAGTTTGACGCGGTGATTGCAGAAGTGGCGAAATTGATGAAAGAATAG
- the serS gene encoding serine--tRNA ligase: MLELSYIREHREDVIQRLGIKNFKGIHLVGEILQADSDRRKIQKNLDDILALSNQAAREIGILYKSGRVEEASEIKEKTAEWKAQSKELADRLAGSETQLNNLLVQLPNMPHPSVPRGFSAEQNENVYQEGDLPDLGPEAMPHWDLIKKYDIIDFELGNKVTGAGFPFYKGKGAKLERALIAFFLDAAVSAGYLEVQPPLLVNADSGYGTGQLPDKDGQMYVVTEENFYLIPTAEVPITNIYRGVILPGENLPVKNVAYSSCFRREAGSWGKDVRGLNRLHQFDKVEVVQIVHPDKSYEALEEMRTHVAGLLHALQLPFRIMKLCGGDLSFTSALTYDFEVYSAAQEKWLEVSSVSNFESFQSNRMKCRFRDQEGKTRLAHTLNGSALALPRVVAALLENNQGPEGIAIPDVLRTYTGFGMI, from the coding sequence ATGTTAGAATTAAGCTACATCCGGGAGCACAGGGAAGACGTCATCCAGCGCCTCGGGATCAAGAATTTCAAAGGGATCCATCTTGTGGGCGAGATCCTGCAGGCAGATTCCGACCGGCGAAAGATCCAGAAAAACCTGGACGACATCCTTGCCCTGTCGAACCAGGCTGCCCGCGAAATCGGCATCCTCTATAAGAGCGGCCGGGTGGAGGAAGCCAGTGAAATCAAAGAAAAAACTGCCGAATGGAAGGCGCAGTCGAAAGAACTTGCCGACCGGCTGGCCGGGTCCGAAACACAGCTGAACAATCTGCTGGTGCAATTGCCCAATATGCCTCATCCTTCGGTACCAAGAGGCTTTTCAGCTGAGCAGAATGAAAACGTTTACCAGGAAGGGGATCTGCCCGACCTGGGTCCTGAGGCAATGCCTCACTGGGACCTGATCAAAAAATACGATATCATTGACTTTGAGCTGGGGAATAAGGTTACCGGTGCCGGTTTCCCCTTCTACAAAGGGAAAGGCGCGAAGTTGGAGCGGGCGCTGATCGCATTCTTCCTGGATGCTGCGGTCAGTGCGGGTTACCTTGAAGTTCAGCCGCCCCTGCTGGTCAATGCGGATTCAGGTTATGGCACCGGCCAGCTGCCCGATAAAGATGGCCAGATGTACGTGGTCACGGAGGAAAATTTTTACCTGATTCCCACGGCCGAGGTCCCCATCACCAATATCTACCGCGGCGTGATCCTTCCGGGGGAAAATCTGCCCGTTAAAAATGTGGCGTATTCGAGCTGTTTCCGCCGCGAGGCGGGTTCCTGGGGAAAAGATGTCCGGGGGTTGAACCGTCTGCATCAGTTCGACAAGGTCGAGGTCGTGCAGATCGTGCATCCTGACAAATCCTATGAAGCACTTGAGGAAATGCGGACCCACGTCGCTGGTCTCCTGCACGCGCTGCAGCTGCCTTTCCGTATCATGAAACTCTGCGGGGGAGACCTGAGCTTTACCAGTGCCCTGACGTATGATTTTGAGGTTTATTCCGCTGCGCAGGAAAAATGGCTGGAGGTAAGCTCCGTTTCCAACTTTGAATCCTTCCAGTCGAACCGGATGAAATGCCGCTTCAGGGACCAGGAAGGGAAAACACGCCTGGCCCATACACTAAACGGCAGTGCCCTGGCGTTACCCAGGGTGGTGGCTGCATTGCTCGAAAATAACCAGGGCCCTGAGGGAATTGCGATTCCCGATGTATTGAGGACGTATACGGGGTTTGGGATGATATGA
- the rsmA gene encoding 16S rRNA (adenine(1518)-N(6)/adenine(1519)-N(6))-dimethyltransferase RsmA yields the protein MTIEHPAISVRPKKRWGQHFLADENIARKIVGCLSDQNDQVLEVGPGKGVLTKYLLPLFPSLKVIEIDPESVRYLSDSICGIGERIIQDDFLKKDLKEIYEGRFAIIGNFPYNISSQILFHVLAHRGQVTEVVGMFQKEVAERIVSSPGSRKYGILSVLAGAFYDIDYLFTVSEKVFFPPPRVKSAVIRLTRNRREHLDCDEEFFFRVVRTAFNQRRKTLRNALKNLSANANLADPVFSFRAEQLSIQDFMRLTVLLEKDRSEE from the coding sequence TTGACAATTGAACATCCGGCCATATCGGTCAGACCAAAGAAACGATGGGGCCAGCATTTCCTGGCCGATGAAAACATCGCACGCAAGATCGTTGGCTGCCTGTCGGATCAAAACGACCAGGTACTGGAGGTTGGTCCGGGAAAGGGAGTCCTGACAAAATACCTGTTACCCCTGTTTCCTTCCCTGAAGGTGATCGAAATCGATCCGGAATCCGTCCGTTATTTGAGTGATTCCATTTGCGGGATCGGAGAAAGGATCATTCAGGATGATTTCCTCAAAAAAGATCTGAAAGAGATCTATGAGGGGCGGTTTGCCATCATCGGCAATTTCCCCTATAACATTTCCTCCCAGATTCTGTTCCATGTGCTGGCACACCGGGGGCAGGTGACCGAGGTCGTCGGAATGTTCCAGAAAGAGGTGGCAGAGCGGATCGTTTCATCGCCCGGCAGCAGGAAATACGGGATTTTGAGCGTGTTGGCCGGGGCCTTCTACGACATTGATTATCTGTTCACCGTAAGTGAAAAAGTCTTTTTCCCGCCGCCCAGGGTAAAATCAGCCGTGATCCGCCTGACAAGGAACCGAAGGGAACATCTGGATTGTGACGAAGAATTTTTCTTCCGGGTGGTCCGGACAGCCTTCAACCAGCGCCGAAAGACGCTCCGGAATGCATTGAAGAACCTGTCAGCGAATGCAAACCTTGCGGATCCCGTTTTTTCTTTTCGCGCAGAACAGCTCAGCATTCAGGACTTCATGCGGTTGACAGTTCTTTTGGAAAAAGACAGGTCAGAAGAATAA
- a CDS encoding tetratricopeptide repeat protein, with protein sequence MKKSGSKTSPVPDLKPLKPAKPGNLWVYGLIVFFFGLALYGNTYKNKYSLDDHLVTYPNEQIAQGLKAIPDILTTRYAQEEQLSYGYRPLVKITYAVEYAIWGFKPGRSHFFNALFYALTGLLLFHLLKKLFKNHHPAFPFIITLLFLAHPVHTEVVASLKNRDELLGFLFNLLTLLMILRFVETRRIRFLLLSVLMFILVLLSKPTAAIFFIIYPLALYFFTDVKARPLLYSALSFLGLVMLFLVFTRFILPENVRPVQYYENPLFFEKNIWLRIGTGFSILIFYLRMLLFPHPLRFYYGYDMIPVVNLADIWVILSILIHLGLLFYAIYTFRKKHILSFAILYYLLMMAMYSNFILPSPGIVAERYLYVSSLGFSIALAYLIFKAFRTNPERLNPSSVSLAGILATCLVILIPYSVHTFNRNKDWKNYLTLYESDIPYLERSVKANMLYASLLTREVTETMDMDQQAKWVELIKRHYDQALKIHPDNFEILNNYGSFYAYTLGEPDRALPYLVKATRLQPERPEPYFNLGYTYKMKGDTVKAIASLRTASRLDPSNVNIKSELANLYFDADSLVEAIGLNEEIIQTNPTLPLPYVNLGNYQASRGDTVRAIPYWEKAVALQPEYRLCMMISWYYLHQLDSARTWQYYNMAQRVKPKMIREEVKR encoded by the coding sequence ATGAAAAAATCCGGGTCTAAAACGTCACCTGTTCCGGATCTAAAGCCCTTGAAACCCGCAAAACCAGGGAATCTATGGGTGTATGGACTGATCGTTTTTTTCTTCGGGCTGGCGCTTTACGGGAATACGTATAAAAACAAATATTCCCTTGATGATCATCTGGTTACGTATCCGAATGAGCAGATCGCGCAGGGATTGAAAGCCATTCCCGATATCCTCACAACCCGGTATGCACAAGAAGAACAATTAAGTTACGGTTACCGTCCCCTGGTTAAAATTACCTATGCCGTTGAGTATGCCATCTGGGGATTCAAACCGGGACGTTCCCATTTTTTCAATGCACTGTTCTATGCCCTGACCGGGCTTCTCCTTTTTCATTTGCTGAAAAAGTTATTCAAAAACCACCATCCGGCATTTCCTTTCATCATCACGCTGTTGTTCCTGGCACATCCCGTTCACACGGAAGTTGTAGCCAGTTTGAAGAACAGGGATGAACTCCTGGGGTTTCTCTTCAATCTGCTGACACTGCTTATGATCCTTCGTTTTGTTGAAACCCGGAGGATCCGCTTCCTACTGCTGAGTGTACTGATGTTCATCCTTGTGTTATTATCCAAGCCTACCGCCGCGATCTTTTTCATCATCTATCCCCTGGCCCTGTATTTCTTCACGGATGTCAAAGCCAGGCCCCTCCTTTATTCCGCGCTTTCATTCCTTGGGCTGGTGATGCTGTTTCTTGTCTTCACCCGGTTCATCCTCCCCGAAAATGTCAGGCCGGTGCAGTATTACGAAAATCCGCTCTTCTTTGAAAAAAACATCTGGCTCAGGATCGGGACAGGATTTTCCATTCTGATCTTCTATCTGCGGATGCTCCTGTTTCCGCACCCCCTTCGTTTCTATTACGGATACGACATGATCCCGGTGGTCAACCTGGCTGATATCTGGGTGATCCTGAGTATCCTGATCCATCTGGGATTACTGTTCTATGCCATCTACACCTTCAGGAAAAAACATATTCTATCCTTTGCAATCCTGTATTACCTGCTCATGATGGCGATGTATTCCAATTTCATCCTGCCGTCACCCGGGATCGTTGCCGAGCGTTACCTGTACGTTTCATCCCTTGGATTCAGTATTGCATTGGCTTACCTTATTTTTAAGGCATTTCGTACGAATCCTGAACGCCTTAATCCATCCAGTGTGTCGCTGGCAGGAATCCTGGCGACCTGCCTGGTCATCCTGATCCCTTATTCTGTTCATACATTCAACAGGAATAAGGACTGGAAGAATTACCTTACGCTGTATGAAAGCGACATTCCGTATCTTGAGCGGTCCGTCAAGGCTAATATGCTGTATGCCAGTCTATTGACAAGGGAAGTCACCGAAACGATGGACATGGATCAGCAGGCGAAATGGGTCGAACTGATCAAAAGGCATTACGATCAGGCGTTGAAGATCCATCCTGACAATTTTGAGATCCTGAACAACTATGGATCCTTTTATGCTTATACGCTTGGAGAGCCCGACAGGGCACTCCCCTACCTGGTTAAGGCAACCCGGCTTCAGCCGGAGAGGCCAGAGCCGTACTTCAACCTGGGGTATACGTACAAGATGAAGGGTGACACGGTGAAGGCCATTGCCAGCCTCCGGACTGCCAGCAGGCTGGATCCGTCGAACGTGAACATCAAGTCCGAGCTGGCGAACCTCTATTTCGATGCCGATTCGCTGGTTGAAGCCATTGGACTGAATGAAGAGATCATCCAAACAAATCCCACCCTGCCCCTGCCCTATGTCAATCTGGGCAATTACCAGGCAAGCAGGGGCGATACCGTACGTGCCATTCCCTATTGGGAAAAGGCCGTTGCACTCCAGCCCGAATACAGGCTGTGCATGATGATCAGCTGGTATTATCTCCACCAGCTTGACTCTGCAAGGACGTGGCAGTATTACAATATGGCGCAGCGTGTGAAACCAAAGATGATTCGAGAGGAAGTAAAACGATAA